One window of the Rosa rugosa chromosome 3, drRosRugo1.1, whole genome shotgun sequence genome contains the following:
- the LOC133736799 gene encoding uncharacterized protein LOC133736799: MDSEAQNPSQVLATLLSKRTKLQDELRGIEKQVYDLETTYLQDPSQCGNVLKGFEGFLSSSKSTAFLKRSRKFQPEDRLFSLSSVTSPAAEELTAGRDDGRSDFGPGRSKGGIYANGQGKPKKGRPTPRDAKRIRQSSEQDYDYEDDPDMM; this comes from the exons ATGGATTCGGAAG CGCAAAATCCATCGCAAGTGCTTGCCACACTCCTCAGTAAGAGAACCAAGCTTCAAGACGAACTCAGAGGAATTGAGAAACAG GTCTATGATCTAGAGACTACGTATCTGCAGGACCCGAGTCAATGTGGCAATGTATTAAAAGGGTTTGAAGGGTTTCTATCTTCATCAAAGAGCACTGCCTT CCTGAAGCGATCTAGGAAATTTCAACCTGAAGACAGGCTCTTCTCATTATCTTCCGTGACATCACCAGCA GCTGAAGAACTTACAGCTGGACGAGATG ATGGGAGATCAGACTTTGGTCCCGGCCGTTCTAAAGGGGGTATATACGCGAATGGGCA AGGAAAACCGAAGAAAGGAAGACCTACTCCAAGAGATGCAAAGAGAATCAGGCAGTCGAGTGAACAAGATTATGACTATGAAGATGATCCTGATATGATGTGA
- the LOC133738208 gene encoding protein root UVB sensitive 2, chloroplastic, with product MNLLEKIKMQKKEPDKAPPPPELPAYWIETSEAVSYRCEFEPHGHLSVKILDDSRPVIRRVADSFVNKFFPSGYPYSVNEGYLRYTQFRALQHFTSAALSVLSTQSLLFAAGLRPTPAQATVVSWVLKDGMQHMGKLICSNLGARMDSEPKRWRILADVLYDLGTGLEVLSPLCPQFFLQVAGLGNFAKGMAVVAARATRLPIYSSFAKEGNLSDLFAKGEAISTVFNVLGIGLGIQLASTICSSIQGKMVVGPLLSIVHVYCVIEEMRATPVNTLNPQRTAMLVADFIKTGKVSSPADLRYKEDLLFPGRLIEDAGNVKVGKSFRKVFKPSKLDELKQIFPDEKFLLNPGKKSVDMVLEHSATGEDALRGWLVAGFAADMEKSFHVPTSTALEEAYEKMNDVFGPFVSELQAKGWHTDRFLDGTGSRFAW from the exons ATGAACTTACTG GAGAAGATAAAGATGCAGAAGAAGGAGCCAGATAAagcgccgccgccgcctgaGCTGCCGGCGTACTGGATCGAAACCTCTGAAGCAGTCTCATACCGCTGTGAATTTGAACCCCACGGTCACCTCTCT GTGAAAATTCTTGATGACTCGAGGCCAGTAATCCGTAGGGTTGCAGATTCCTTCGTCAATAAGTTTTTCCCCTCAGGATATCCATATAG TGTCAATGAGGGATATCTCAGGTACACACAATTTCGGGCACTGCAACACTTCACCAGTGCAGCGCTTTCGGTGCTTTCAACTCAG TCACTCCTGTTTGCTGCAGGCTTGCGACCTACCCCTGCACAAGCAACTGTTGTTAGTTGG GTCCTAAAGGATGGGATGCAGCACATGGGTAAGCTCATATGTAGTAATTTGGGTGCAAGAATGGATTCAGAGCCTAAACGCTGGAGAATTTTGG CTGATGTACTCTATGACTTGGGCACTGGCTTAGAAGTTCTTTCTCCTCTATGTCCACAATTTTTTCTTCAAGTTGCAGGCCTAGGCAATTTTGCAAAG GGGATGGCAGTTGTTGCAGCAAGAGCAACAAGATTACCAATTTATTCCTCCTTTGCAAAAGAAGGCAATCTTAGTGACCTGTTTGCAAAAGGGGAGGCAATCTCAACTGTGTTCAATGTTCTTGGAATAGGGTTAGGAATCCAGTTAGCATCTACTATCTGTTCATCAATTCAAGGAAAG ATGGTAGTTGGGCCTCTTCTTTCAATCGTACATGTATATTGTGTCATTGAAGAAATGCGGGCAACTCCTGTGAACACTCTGAATCCTCAGAGGACCGCAATGCTTGTGGCTGATTTCATCAAG ACAGGAAAAGTATCAAGCCCAGCTGACCTAAGGTATAAAGAAGATCTTCTCTTTCCTGGGCGACTCATAGAAGATGCTGGAAATGTAAAAGTGGGAAAGTCCTTCCGCAAGGTTTTTAAGCCTTCAAAACTTGATGAATTGAAACAAATATTCCCAGACGAGAAGTTTCTTCTGAATCCTGGAAAAAAATCGGTTGACATGGTATTGGAGCACAGTGCTACCGGTGAAGATGCCTTGAGGGGGTGGCTTGTTGCCGGATTTGCAGCTGACATGGAGAAGTCTTTTCATGTTCCAACTTCAACTGCACTCGAAGAGGCTTACGAGAAGATGAATGATGTATTTGGTCCATTTGTTTCTGAACTTCAGGCCAAGGGGTGGCACACTGATCGTTTTCTTGACGGAACAGGAAGTCGTTTTGCTTGGTAG
- the LOC133738664 gene encoding transcription factor MYB14-like, producing the protein MVRAPCCEKMGLKKGPWTPEEDHVLVSYIQQYGHGNWRALPKLAGLLRCGKSCRLRWTNYLRPDIKRGNFSREEEEAIINLHQMLGNRWSAIAARLPGRTDNEIKNVWHTHLKKKLSIKQNSTTPEAQGQESEPEPEPENTSCFAKSESFEYGPVSPPQCTTSADDTSSFTTSENNTCSANMGMKVDYEMNLPQADESFWSEVLSADQNCSNETVSCDFDQAIGAAADPQVNATVEVPVDFGFSGSNMYDNCMDFWYNVFTTAGEISELLEI; encoded by the exons ATGGTGAGAGCTCCGTGCTGCGAGAAGATGGGGTTGAAGAAAGGGCCgtggacgccggaggaggatcACGTACTCGTCTCTTACATTCAGCAGTACGGCCATGGAAACTGGAGGGCGCTTCCCAAACTGGCAG GGTTGTTGAGGTGTGGGAAGAGTTGCAGGCTGCGGTGGACGAACTACCTGAGGCCGGATATCAAGAGAGGGAATTTTAGCAGGGAGGAAGAAGAGGCCATCATCAACTTGCATCAAATGTTGGGGAATAG ATGGTCAGCAATTGCAGCAAGATTGCCGGGTCGCACAGACAATGAAATAAAAAACGTTTGGCACACCCACTTGAAAAAGAAGCTCAGCATCAAGCAGAATTCTACCACACCAGAAGCACAAGGTCAGGAATCCGAACCCGAACCCGAACCTGAAAATACTTCATGTTTTGCAAAATCCGAAAGCTTCGAATATGGGCCGGTTTCCCCACCTCAATGTACTACGAGTGCTGATGACACCTCCTCATTCACCACCAGTGAGAACAATACCTGTAGTGCTAATATGGGCATGAAAGTAGACTACGAAATGAATTTACCCCAAGCGGACGAGAGCTTTTGGTCAGAAGTACTATCAGCTGATCAGAACTGTTCCAACGAGACGGTGAGTTGCGATTTTGATCAGGCAATTGGTGCAGCAGCAGATCCACAAGTGAACGCAACTGTGGAAGTTCCTGTCGATTTTGGGTTTAGTGGCTCAAATATGTACGATAACTGCATGGATTTTTGGTACAACGTTTTCACAACAGCAGGGGAGATTTCAGAATTGCTAGAGATTTGA